The Cervus elaphus chromosome 22, mCerEla1.1, whole genome shotgun sequence genome has a window encoding:
- the ENO2 gene encoding gamma-enolase produces MRPPGPIGASPRRPPPAAACRPPPGSSSRLRHSRSLCAAATTTASPAATATGWVRSPEEILGIMSIEKIWAREILDSRGNPTVEVDLHTAKGLFRAAVPSGASTGIYEALELRDGDKQRYLGKGVLKAVEHINTTIAPALISSGVSVVEQEKLDNLMLDLDGTENKSKFGANAILGVSLAVCKAGAAEQELPLYRHIAQLAGNSDLILPVPAFNVINGGSHAGNKLAMQEFMILPVGAESFRDAMRLGAEVYHTLKGVIKDKYGKDATNVGDEGGFAPNILENSEALELVKEAIDKAGYTEKIVIGMDVAASEFYRDGKYDLDFKSPADPSRYITGDQLGALYQDFVRDYPVVSIEDPFDQDDWAAWSKFTANVGIQIVGDDLTVTNPKRIERAVEEKACNCLLLKVNQIGSVTEAIQACKLAQENGWGVMVSHRSGETEDTFIADLVVGLCTGQIKTGAPCRSERLAKYNQLMRIEEELGDEARFAGHNFRNPSVL; encoded by the exons ATGCGCCCTCCCGGCCCTATCGGCGCCTccccccgccgcccgccgcccgccgccgcctGCCGCCCGCCGCCCGGGAGCAGCAGCCGCCTTCGCCACTCCCGCTCTCTCTGCGCCGCTGCCACCACCACTGCCAGCCCCGCCGCCACCGCCACCGGCTGGGTCCGCAGCCCCGAG GAGATCCTAGGCATCATGTCCATAGAGAAAATTTGGGCCCGGGAGATCCTGGACTCCCGTGGGAATCCCACGGTGGAGGTGGATCTCCACACTGCCAAAG GTCTTTTCCGGGCTGCGGTGCCCAGTGGAGCTTCCACCGGTATCTACGAGGCCCTGGAGCTAAGGGATGGGGACAAACAGCGTTACTTGGGCAAAG GTGTCCTGAAGGCGGTGGAACACATCAACACCACCATTGCCCCGGCCCTCATCAGCTCA GGTGTGTCTGTGGTGGAGCAAGAGAAGCTGGACAACCTGATGTTGGACTTGGATGGGACTGAGAACAAGT CCAAGTTTGGGGCCAATGCCATCCTGGGTGTGTCCCTGGCCGTGTGTAAGGCAGGGGCTGCCGAGCAGGAACTGCCTCTTTACCGACACATTGCCCAGCTGGCCGGGAACTCAGACCTCATCCTGCCTGTGCCG GCCTTCAATGTGATCAACGGTGGCTCTCACGCTGGGAACAAGCTGGCCATGCAGGAGTTCATGATCCTCCCGGTGGGGGCCGAGAGCTTCCGGGATGCCATGCGACTTGGGGCGGAGGTCTACCACACACTCAAGGGCGTCATCAAGGACAAATACGGCAAGGATGCCACCAACGTGGGGGATGAAGGTGGCTTTGCCCCCAACATCCTGGAGAACAGTGAGG CCTTGGAACTGGTGAAGGAAGCCATTGACAAGGCTGGCTACACAGAGAAGATTGTCATTGGCATGGATGTTGCCGCCTCGGAGTTTTACCGCGATGGCAAATATGACTTGGATTTCAAGTCTCCCGCTGATCCTTCCCGATACATCACCGGGGACCAGCTGGGGGCCCTCTACCAGGACTTTGTCAGGGACTATCCTG TGGTCTCCATTGAGGACCCCTTTGACCAGGACGATTGGGCCGCCTGGTCCAAGTTCACAGCCAACGTGGGGATCCAGATTGTGGGTGATGACCTGACAGTGACCAACCCCAAGCGAATCGAGCGGGCGGTGGAGGAGAAGGCCTGCAACTGTCTGCTGCTGAAGGTCAACCAGATCGGTTCGGTCACTGAAGCCATCCAAGC GTGCAAGCTGGCCCAGGAGAACGGCTGGGGGGTCATGGTGAGTCACCGCTCCGGAGAGACTGAGGACACGTTCATCGCTGACCTGGTGGTGGGGCTGTGCACAGGCCAG ATCAAGACTGGCGCCCCGTGCCGTTCTGAGCGTCTGGCTAAGTACAACCAGCTCATGAG AATCGAAGAAGAACTAGGGGATGAAGCTCGCTTCGCGGGACATAACTTCCGCAACCCCAGTGTGCTGTGA
- the LRRC23 gene encoding leucine-rich repeat-containing protein 23 — protein MSDEDDLEDFEPDQDDLEREDDEKDTEEWEDYRKEGEESEDWISTPLTEDMMKEGLSLLCKTGNGLAHAYVKLEIKDRDLTDIQLLRSYIHLRYVDVSENHLTDLSPLNYLTHLLWLKADGNQLRSARLNELPYLQIASFAYNQITNTEGISHPRLASLDLKGNRIHMVTGLDPQKLISLHTLELRGNQLNSTLGINLPKLKNLFLAQNMLKKVEGLENLSNLTTLHLRDNQIETLSGFSKEMKSLQYLNLRGNMVADLGELAKLRDLPRLRALVLLDNPCTDENDYRQEALVQIAHLERLDKDFYEEEERAEAEEIRQRMREEQEQEPEAEPESELDQSST, from the exons ATGTCAGATGAAGATGACCTGGAAGACTTCGAGCCAGACCAGGATGATCTGGAAAGGGAAGATGATGAGAAGGATACGGAGGAGTGGGAGGACTacaggaaagagggagaagagtCCGAGGAT TGGATATCCACACCCCTCACAGAGGACATGATGAAGGAAGGGCTTTCTCTGCTCTGCAAGACGGGTAATGGACTGGCACATGCTTATGTCAAGCTGGAGATTAAAGACAG GGATCTGACAGACATCCAGCTGTTGCGTTCCTACATCCATCTGCGCTACGTGGATGTTTCCGAAAACCACTTGACAGACTTGTCCCCACTCAATTACCTCACCCACCTGCTCTGGCTCAAGGCCGATGGCAACCAGCTGCGGAGTGCCCGGCTGAACGAACTGCCCTACCTGCAAATCGCCAGCTTTGCCTACAACCAGATCACCAACACGGAGGGCATCTCTCATCCTCGTCTGGCCAGCCTGGATCTCAAAG GGAACCGCATCCACATGGTGACAGGTTTGGATCCCCAAAAACTGATCAGCCTGCACACGCTGGAGCTTCGGGGGAACCAGCTGAACAGCACCCTGGGAATCAACCTCCCTAAGCTGAAGAACCTCTTCTTG GCCCAGAACATGTTGAAGAAGGTGGAAGGCTTGGAGAACCTAAGCAATCTCACTACCTTGCATCTTCGAGACAACCAGATTGAGACTCTGAGTGGTTTctccaaggaaatgaaatcattgcAGTACCTCAACCTAAG GGGCAACATGGTGGCCGACCTGGGGGAGCTCGCCAAGCTGCGGGACCTGCCCAGGCTGAGAGCCTTGGTGCTGCTGGACAACCCGTGCACCGATGAGAACGACTACCGCCAGGAGGCCCTGGTGCAGATTGCTCATCTGGAGCGCCTGGACAAGGACTTCTATGAGGAGGAGGAGCGGGCTGAGGCTGAGGAGATCCGGCAGAGGATGagggaggagcaggagcaggagccTGAAGCAGAACCTGAGTCAGAACTGGACCAGTCGTCCACCTAG